One Silene latifolia isolate original U9 population chromosome 4, ASM4854445v1, whole genome shotgun sequence DNA segment encodes these proteins:
- the LOC141651624 gene encoding uncharacterized protein LOC141651624: protein MVEQVHIIRQKMCAAHDRQKSYADLKRSDIQFAVGDKVLLKVSPMRGVMRFRKKGKLSQKYIGPYEILDRVGEVAYCLVLPPALDKLSYVEEPKEILDRKVRKTRNGETTLVKVLWSNHKVEEATWEAEAAMRDKYPSLFV from the exons ATGGTGGAGCAAGTGCACATTATTCGTCAGAAGATGTGTGCGGCGCATGATAGACAGAAAAGCTATGCAGATTTGAAGAGGAGTGATATACAATTTGCCGTGGGAGATAAAGTGTTGCTTAAAGTATCTCCTATGAGAGGTGTGATGAGATTTAGGAAGAAAGGGAAGCTTAGTCAGAAGTAtattgggccatatgagatcttagacagaGTTGGAGAGGTAGCTTATTGTTTAGTACTACCTCCAGCTTTGGATAAG TTGTCTTATGTTGAGGAGCCTAAGGAGATCCTGGATAGAAAAGTGAGGAAGACTCGTAATGGTGAGACAACATTAGTGaaggttttatggtctaatcataaGGTGGAAGAAGCTACATGGGAAGCTGAAGCTGCTATGCGAGACAAGTATCCTAGTCTTTTTGTTTGA